The following proteins come from a genomic window of Gordonia westfalica:
- a CDS encoding response regulator, with protein sequence MISVFLVDDHEIVRRGLVELLDHDDDVRVVGEAATCEQAIARIPTVKPDVAVLDVRLPDGNGIELCRELLDRVEGLRCLMLTSMTDDEAMMDAILAGASGYVIKDITGMELARAISDVGAGRSLLDNRAAAALMDRLRTQREKEETPSDGLSAQESTLLALLGEGLTNRQIAARMHLAEKTVKNYVSRLLGKLGMERRTQAAVYAAKTQRGGAH encoded by the coding sequence ATGATCTCGGTTTTCCTCGTCGACGACCACGAGATAGTTCGACGGGGTCTCGTCGAGCTCCTCGACCACGATGACGACGTCCGGGTCGTCGGCGAGGCGGCGACCTGCGAGCAGGCCATCGCCCGCATACCGACCGTCAAACCGGACGTCGCGGTCCTCGACGTCCGCCTCCCCGACGGAAACGGGATCGAGCTGTGCCGCGAGTTGCTCGACCGCGTCGAGGGCCTCCGATGCCTCATGCTGACATCGATGACCGACGACGAGGCGATGATGGACGCGATCCTCGCCGGCGCCAGCGGATACGTCATCAAGGACATCACGGGAATGGAGCTGGCCCGGGCCATCAGCGATGTGGGCGCCGGACGGTCGCTGCTCGACAACCGCGCGGCCGCGGCCCTGATGGACCGGCTGCGCACCCAGCGCGAGAAAGAGGAGACGCCCAGCGACGGGTTGAGCGCCCAGGAGAGCACTCTGCTCGCCCTTCTCGGCGAGGGCCTGACCAATCGGCAGATCGCCGCCCGGATGCACCTCGCCGAGAAGACCGTGAAGAACTATGTCTCCCGGCTGCTCGGAAAACTCGGCATGGAACGACGCACCCAGGCTGCCGTCTACGCCGCGAAGACGCAGCGAGGCGGCGCCCACTGA
- a CDS encoding universal stress protein: MTASRTTDRPVVVGVDGSATARSAARWAARDAALHRSEIEMIASANLSADDPHVLEQHGIDPLLARCERALAETRRVVEDSTDAPEPLKITTRVVDDAPIAALLEASEHARMLVLGNRGHMAGHRVALGSVTTAVAEHCRCPLTVVRDPASRWPRASVVVGTDGSPGGRRAVDAAFAAAAVREVPVTVVHAWCDTEVVDMPVPCTMSEWPSHRGRADAWLDDELAGVRRVYPQVAVRHAVTRDRPARALLDHAQAAQLLVVGARGRGGFADLRLGSTTLAVLRAARCPVMVVPHDR, from the coding sequence GTGACCGCGTCCAGGACCACCGACCGGCCCGTCGTCGTGGGTGTCGACGGATCCGCCACCGCACGTTCCGCGGCTCGCTGGGCCGCGCGCGACGCCGCCCTGCACAGGTCCGAGATCGAGATGATCGCCTCGGCGAACCTCTCCGCCGACGATCCACACGTTCTGGAGCAGCACGGCATCGATCCACTCCTGGCCCGGTGCGAACGCGCGCTGGCCGAAACCCGTCGCGTCGTGGAGGACTCCACCGACGCCCCCGAACCGTTGAAGATCACGACCCGGGTGGTCGACGACGCGCCGATCGCCGCCCTCCTCGAGGCATCGGAGCACGCCCGGATGCTCGTCCTCGGCAATCGCGGACACATGGCGGGCCACCGCGTGGCCCTCGGATCGGTGACCACCGCCGTGGCCGAACACTGCAGGTGCCCGCTGACGGTGGTCCGGGACCCGGCATCGCGCTGGCCTCGGGCGAGCGTCGTGGTCGGTACCGACGGTTCCCCGGGTGGACGCCGGGCGGTCGACGCCGCATTCGCCGCGGCAGCCGTCCGCGAGGTACCTGTCACGGTCGTGCATGCCTGGTGCGACACCGAGGTCGTCGACATGCCGGTGCCGTGCACGATGTCCGAATGGCCGAGCCACCGGGGCCGGGCCGACGCCTGGCTCGACGACGAACTGGCCGGCGTTCGCCGGGTGTACCCGCAGGTGGCCGTCCGCCATGCCGTGACCAGGGACCGTCCTGCCCGCGCACTGCTCGACCACGCCCAGGCGGCCCAACTGCTCGTCGTGGGCGCCCGTGGCCGTGGCGGATTCGCCGACTTGAGACTCGGCTCGACGACCCTGGCGGTCCTGCGAGCGGCGCGGTGCCCGGTGATGGTCGTGCCCCACGACCGCTGA
- a CDS encoding L,D-transpeptidase family protein, protein MRLLGLLVIVVLAACAGGAGQAFAEPEPTTPGTTTPGTPTTPGSPSLPGTGPGLGIPLLDEVLNQLAGDNGSADAPGGVGRAGAETSQMIVVTAPKASDTTATLTAFEKGADGSWKPVIGPTKAFLGSLGMGEPQDNVYRTPEGTFPLDQAFGRQANPGTKMPYIKVDQQDWWDSDTKSPTYNTHVRQPQSPGGDSENLYNSGPVYDYAVNIAHNPERTPGKASAMFLHVTNNEPTMGCVAIERELMKKVLVWLDPAKSPKITIGVNQGAPTDEAPGATPQTTPGATPSTPDLPGGDMLTGLLSQLVGVVPALFGLGAGLTGR, encoded by the coding sequence ATGAGACTGCTGGGACTATTGGTGATTGTGGTGCTCGCCGCTTGTGCCGGTGGTGCGGGTCAGGCGTTCGCCGAGCCGGAGCCGACCACCCCCGGGACGACCACACCCGGGACGCCCACCACGCCGGGGAGTCCGTCGCTTCCGGGGACGGGTCCGGGCCTCGGTATCCCGCTGCTCGACGAGGTGCTCAACCAACTCGCCGGCGACAACGGTTCCGCGGATGCACCCGGCGGCGTCGGGCGCGCCGGAGCCGAGACCAGCCAGATGATCGTCGTGACCGCACCCAAGGCATCGGACACGACCGCCACCCTCACGGCCTTCGAGAAGGGGGCGGACGGCAGCTGGAAGCCCGTCATCGGGCCGACCAAGGCATTCCTCGGTTCCCTGGGTATGGGGGAACCCCAGGACAACGTGTATCGCACGCCGGAGGGCACGTTCCCGCTCGACCAGGCGTTCGGCCGCCAGGCGAACCCGGGCACCAAGATGCCGTACATCAAGGTCGACCAGCAGGACTGGTGGGATTCCGACACCAAGTCGCCGACGTACAACACCCACGTGCGTCAGCCGCAGAGCCCCGGCGGCGACAGCGAGAACCTGTACAACTCGGGTCCCGTGTACGACTACGCCGTCAACATCGCCCACAACCCGGAACGCACGCCCGGCAAGGCGTCGGCCATGTTCCTGCACGTGACCAACAACGAACCCACGATGGGCTGCGTCGCCATCGAACGCGAGCTGATGAAGAAGGTCCTCGTCTGGCTCGACCCGGCGAAGAGCCCGAAGATCACGATCGGCGTCAACCAGGGTGCGCCGACCGACGAGGCGCCCGGAGCAACCCCTCAAACAACTCCGGGTGCCACGCCGTCGACTCCCGACCTTCCCGGCGGTGACATGCTCACCGGTCTGCTGTCGCAGTTGGTCGGTGTGGTGCCTGCGCTGTTCGGTCTCGGCGCGGGTCTCACGGGTCGCTGA
- a CDS encoding PhoH family protein codes for MTTRTYVLDTSVLLSDPWAAMRFAEHSVVLPLVVISELEGKRHHHELGWFAREALRMLDDLRLAHGRLDLPIEIGEEGGTLQVELNHTDPAVLPAGFRTDSNDSRILACALNLRAEGKDVTLVSKDTPLRVKAGAVGLAADEYHAQDVVVSGWSGMTELDVPTSTIDALFADGVVDLDEARELPCHTGIRLLSPSSSALGRVNAEKRVQLVRGDREAFGLHGRSAEQRVALDLLLDDSVGIVSLGGKAGTGKSALALCAGLEAVLERRTQRKVVVFRPLYAVGGQQLGYLPGGEAEKMGPWAQAVFDTLEGLASPEVIEEVLSRGMLEVLPLTHIRGRSLHDSFVIVDEAQSLERNVLLTVLSRLGSGSRVVLTHDVAQRDNLRVGRHDGVAAVIEKLKGHPLFAHITLTRSERSPIAALVTEMLEEFGPSAP; via the coding sequence GTGACCACACGCACCTACGTCCTCGATACTTCCGTCCTGCTGTCCGATCCCTGGGCGGCCATGCGCTTCGCGGAGCACTCAGTGGTGTTACCACTGGTGGTCATCAGCGAACTCGAGGGCAAACGTCACCACCACGAGCTCGGCTGGTTTGCACGTGAGGCGTTGCGCATGCTCGACGACCTGCGGTTGGCGCACGGTCGGCTCGACCTGCCGATCGAGATCGGTGAGGAGGGCGGAACCCTCCAGGTGGAGCTCAACCACACCGATCCGGCTGTTCTGCCGGCGGGTTTCCGCACCGACAGCAACGATTCCCGGATTCTTGCCTGTGCGCTGAACCTGCGCGCCGAGGGCAAGGACGTCACCCTGGTGTCCAAGGACACCCCGCTGCGTGTGAAGGCCGGTGCGGTCGGCCTGGCCGCCGACGAGTACCACGCGCAGGACGTGGTGGTGTCCGGGTGGTCGGGGATGACCGAGCTCGACGTCCCCACCTCGACGATCGACGCGTTGTTCGCCGACGGCGTCGTCGACCTCGACGAGGCCAGGGAGCTGCCGTGCCACACCGGCATCCGTCTTCTCAGCCCGTCGTCGAGCGCGCTCGGCCGCGTCAACGCGGAGAAGCGCGTGCAGCTGGTGCGGGGTGATCGTGAGGCTTTCGGTCTGCACGGGCGTTCCGCGGAACAGCGGGTCGCCCTCGACCTGCTCCTCGACGACAGCGTCGGCATCGTCTCGCTTGGCGGAAAGGCGGGCACCGGCAAGTCGGCGCTGGCGCTGTGCGCGGGTCTCGAGGCGGTCCTGGAGCGCCGGACGCAGCGGAAGGTCGTGGTGTTCCGGCCGCTGTACGCGGTCGGTGGTCAGCAGCTCGGCTACCTGCCGGGTGGCGAGGCCGAGAAGATGGGCCCGTGGGCGCAGGCGGTGTTCGACACCCTCGAAGGTCTCGCGTCGCCGGAGGTCATCGAGGAGGTGCTGAGCCGCGGGATGCTGGAGGTGTTGCCGCTGACTCACATCCGTGGCCGGTCGCTGCACGATTCGTTCGTGATCGTCGACGAGGCGCAGTCACTGGAACGCAACGTCCTGCTGACGGTGCTCTCCCGGTTGGGTTCGGGTTCGCGCGTCGTCCTGACCCACGACGTCGCCCAGCGCGACAACCTCCGTGTGGGCCGGCACGACGGCGTCGCCGCGGTGATCGAGAAGCTGAAGGGGCATCCGCTCTTCGCGCACATCACCCTGACCCGTAGTGAGCGGTCGCCGATCGCGGCGCTGGTGACGGAGATGCTCGAGGAGTTCGGCCCCTCCGCGCCGTGA
- a CDS encoding acyl-ACP desaturase — translation MNALTEDDLIIALEKALPEIAEDHQSAATPWNPHDWVPWDDGRNFAFLGGDDFDPSQATLSDEARAGLLALLLTKDNLPSYHRVLAKHFPAFSEWRQLIGVWTAEDNRHSIVLRDYLVVRRAIDPVDAEDRRLVHVTKGYRQTPEQVDALGPLDVLALMAVHENQCVSFIKRMSAVADDEVLEQILTKISADDQQQANTFAAFLNAGVIADQDATVIAIDSALALGRAEAIGHDIDDFEAERALIADYENADTWKEIAATLADAVKLDSVEGLGEEAEAARRRILSHARS, via the coding sequence ATGAACGCACTCACTGAAGACGACCTGATCATCGCGCTCGAGAAGGCTCTTCCCGAGATCGCCGAAGACCACCAGTCGGCCGCCACTCCGTGGAATCCGCACGACTGGGTGCCGTGGGACGACGGACGCAACTTCGCGTTCCTCGGCGGCGACGACTTCGATCCGTCGCAGGCGACGCTGTCCGACGAGGCACGTGCCGGGCTGCTGGCGCTGCTCCTCACCAAGGACAACCTGCCGTCGTACCATCGTGTGCTGGCGAAGCACTTCCCGGCCTTCTCCGAGTGGCGTCAGCTGATCGGCGTGTGGACCGCGGAGGACAACCGTCACTCGATCGTCCTGCGCGACTACCTCGTCGTCCGCCGCGCGATCGACCCGGTGGACGCCGAGGACCGTCGACTCGTCCACGTGACCAAGGGCTACCGGCAGACCCCGGAACAGGTCGATGCTCTCGGACCGCTCGACGTGCTCGCACTGATGGCCGTGCACGAGAACCAGTGCGTCAGCTTCATCAAGCGGATGTCCGCAGTCGCCGACGACGAGGTCCTGGAGCAGATCCTCACCAAGATCTCCGCCGACGACCAGCAGCAGGCCAACACGTTCGCGGCGTTCCTCAACGCCGGCGTCATCGCCGACCAGGACGCCACCGTCATCGCGATCGACTCCGCGCTGGCGCTGGGTCGGGCCGAGGCCATCGGTCACGACATCGACGACTTCGAGGCCGAGCGCGCTCTCATCGCCGACTACGAGAACGCCGACACCTGGAAGGAGATCGCGGCGACCCTCGCCGACGCGGTCAAGCTCGACAGTGTGGAAGGCCTGGGCGAGGAGGCCGAGGCGGCGCGCCGGCGCATCCTCTCCCACGCGCGCAGTTAA
- the glyA gene encoding serine hydroxymethyltransferase has product MTANSSSVNSMSLAELDPDVAAAMNGELSRQRDTLEMIASENFVPRAVLQAQGSVLTNKYAEGYPGRRYYGGCEYVDVVEDIARNRAKELFGADFANVQPHSGAQANAAVLQALMEPGETMLGLDLAHGGHLTHGMRLNFSGKLYENAFYGVSKEDFRIDMDEVRKIALDVKPKVIVAGWSAYPRTLDFEAFRSIADEVGAHLWVDMAHFAGLVAAGLHPSPVPHADVVSSTVHKTLGGPRSGIILAKQEWAKKLNSAVFPGQQGGPLMHAIAGKAVALKIAGTEEFAERQRRTLSGAKLLAERLNGADVAKAGVSVLTGGTDVHLVLVDLRNSDLDGQQAEDLLHQVGITVNRNAVPFDPRPPMVTSGLRIGTPALATRGFGDEQFTEVADIIATALANGSSADVSALRGRVSKLALDFPLYEGLEEWGLMSRI; this is encoded by the coding sequence ATGACCGCGAACTCGTCATCCGTGAACTCGATGTCCCTGGCCGAGCTCGACCCCGATGTCGCCGCCGCCATGAACGGCGAACTCAGCCGTCAGCGTGACACCCTCGAGATGATCGCCTCGGAGAACTTCGTGCCCCGCGCCGTGCTGCAGGCACAGGGCAGCGTGCTCACCAACAAGTACGCCGAGGGTTACCCGGGCCGCCGCTACTACGGCGGATGCGAGTACGTCGACGTGGTCGAGGACATCGCCCGCAACCGTGCCAAGGAACTGTTCGGCGCCGACTTCGCCAACGTCCAGCCGCATTCGGGAGCGCAGGCGAACGCGGCCGTGCTGCAGGCCCTGATGGAGCCGGGGGAGACCATGCTCGGTCTCGACCTGGCCCACGGCGGTCACCTCACCCACGGCATGCGCCTCAACTTCTCCGGCAAGCTCTACGAGAACGCCTTCTACGGCGTGAGCAAGGAAGACTTCCGGATCGACATGGACGAGGTGCGCAAGATCGCCCTCGACGTCAAGCCGAAGGTCATCGTGGCCGGCTGGTCGGCCTACCCGCGCACCCTCGACTTCGAGGCGTTCCGGTCCATCGCCGACGAGGTCGGCGCCCACCTGTGGGTCGACATGGCGCATTTCGCCGGACTCGTCGCCGCCGGACTGCACCCGTCGCCGGTGCCGCACGCCGACGTCGTCAGCTCGACCGTGCACAAGACCCTCGGCGGACCCCGCTCGGGCATCATCCTCGCCAAGCAGGAGTGGGCCAAGAAACTCAACTCGGCGGTGTTCCCCGGACAGCAGGGCGGGCCGCTCATGCACGCGATCGCCGGTAAGGCCGTCGCCCTCAAGATCGCCGGCACCGAGGAGTTCGCCGAGCGTCAGCGCCGAACCCTGTCGGGCGCGAAGCTCCTGGCCGAGCGCCTCAACGGCGCCGATGTCGCCAAGGCCGGTGTCTCGGTGCTCACCGGCGGCACCGACGTCCACCTCGTGCTCGTCGACCTGCGCAACAGTGACCTCGACGGTCAGCAGGCCGAAGATCTGCTGCACCAAGTCGGCATCACGGTCAACCGCAACGCCGTGCCGTTCGACCCGCGCCCGCCGATGGTGACGTCGGGTCTGCGTATCGGCACGCCCGCGCTGGCCACCCGCGGCTTCGGCGACGAGCAGTTCACCGAGGTCGCCGACATCATCGCCACCGCGCTCGCCAACGGTTCGTCCGCCGACGTCTCGGCGCTGCGCGGCCGGGTCTCGAAGCTCGCCCTCGACTTCCCGCTCTACGAGGGACTCGAGGAGTGGGGGCTGATGAGCCGCATCTGA
- a CDS encoding DUF885 domain-containing protein — translation MPTDHTNPDLVTDYLRLGLAFDRLEEGFVDAFTGDPGMRAEIANGPAPDPAQLAERARALRADLPGELPAARAEFIGSHLRALECSARKFAGDDISFVDEVNAYFDVDIALADADRYRQAHTDLAEALGIADATGGELRDAYAAHRRADEIPADRVDECVRAFSGALRERVRAQYPLPDNEIVEFEVVTDKPWSGFNYYLGNFRSRVAINADLTQYMSSLPHLIAHEAYPGHHTEHCRKEQLLVGAGQHEQSIFLVNTPQCLMAEGLADHALTAVMGKEWGAWAQEIYADLGLRFDADRAMRVGSATSGLLTVRQDAALMLHDQHAESDDVVEFLETWLLAPPERARQMLRFLTSPLWRAYISTYVEGYQLLDSWLDAADDRAAAFGRLLDEPLIPASLRRELVPG, via the coding sequence ATGCCGACCGACCACACGAACCCCGACCTCGTCACCGATTACCTGCGGCTGGGGCTGGCATTCGATCGGCTCGAAGAGGGTTTCGTCGACGCCTTCACCGGTGACCCGGGAATGCGCGCCGAGATCGCCAACGGACCCGCACCCGACCCGGCGCAGCTCGCGGAGCGCGCCCGTGCGCTGCGTGCCGATCTCCCCGGTGAACTGCCCGCGGCGCGCGCGGAGTTCATCGGGTCCCACCTTCGGGCACTCGAGTGTTCGGCCCGCAAGTTCGCCGGCGACGACATCTCCTTCGTCGACGAGGTCAACGCCTATTTCGACGTCGACATAGCACTCGCCGACGCCGATCGCTACCGGCAGGCGCACACCGACCTGGCGGAGGCGCTCGGCATCGCCGACGCCACCGGCGGCGAACTGCGCGACGCCTACGCCGCGCACCGTCGGGCCGACGAGATCCCCGCCGACCGGGTCGACGAGTGCGTGCGGGCGTTCAGCGGCGCCCTCCGGGAACGCGTCCGCGCGCAATACCCCTTGCCGGACAACGAGATCGTCGAGTTCGAGGTCGTCACCGACAAGCCGTGGTCGGGGTTCAACTACTACCTCGGGAACTTCCGGTCCCGGGTGGCGATCAATGCCGACCTCACGCAGTACATGTCGTCGCTCCCGCATCTGATCGCCCACGAGGCGTACCCCGGTCACCACACCGAGCACTGCCGCAAGGAGCAGCTGCTCGTCGGCGCAGGCCAGCACGAGCAGTCGATCTTCCTCGTCAACACCCCGCAGTGTCTGATGGCCGAGGGACTCGCCGACCACGCCCTCACCGCGGTCATGGGCAAAGAGTGGGGAGCCTGGGCGCAGGAGATCTACGCCGACCTCGGCCTGCGCTTCGACGCCGACCGGGCGATGCGCGTCGGAAGCGCCACCTCCGGACTCCTGACCGTCCGCCAGGACGCGGCCCTGATGCTGCACGACCAGCACGCCGAGTCCGACGACGTCGTCGAGTTCCTCGAGACGTGGTTGCTCGCGCCGCCCGAACGCGCCCGCCAGATGCTCCGCTTCCTCACCTCACCGCTGTGGCGTGCGTACATCAGCACCTATGTCGAGGGGTACCAATTGCTCGACAGCTGGCTCGACGCCGCCGATGACCGTGCCGCGGCCTTCGGCCGGCTGCTCGACGAGCCGCTCATCCCGGCGAGCCTCCGGCGGGAACTGGTGCCTGGTTAG
- the coaA gene encoding type I pantothenate kinase, producing the protein MARNASDRDPSLYLELDRRQWRELRESMPLVLNESELAELVGLGEQIDLDEVADVYLPLSRLIHLQVAARQRLFAATSTFLGERQVNRQVPFVIGIAGSVAVGKSTTARVLAALLARWESHPKVDLITTDGFLLPTAEMQRRGILHRKGFPESYDRRALLRFVTEVKSGAREVAAPVYSHLAYDIVPNVYHYVRQPDILILEGLNVLQTGETLMVSDLFDFSIYVDAKVEDIEEWYISRFLQMRTTSFANPDSHFHAYASLTDDQATAAARDLWTSINRPNLIENILPTRPRASLVLRKDVDHSINRVRLRKL; encoded by the coding sequence ATGGCTCGCAATGCCAGTGATCGGGACCCCAGTCTGTACCTGGAACTCGACCGCCGGCAGTGGCGCGAACTTCGTGAGTCGATGCCGCTCGTGCTGAACGAGTCCGAGCTCGCCGAACTCGTGGGTCTCGGTGAGCAGATCGACCTCGACGAGGTCGCCGACGTCTACCTCCCGCTGTCGCGTCTCATCCACCTGCAAGTCGCTGCGCGCCAACGACTGTTCGCCGCGACCTCGACCTTCCTCGGCGAGCGTCAGGTCAACCGGCAGGTGCCGTTCGTCATCGGCATCGCGGGCAGTGTCGCGGTGGGGAAGTCGACGACGGCCCGCGTGCTCGCGGCGCTGCTCGCCCGCTGGGAATCACACCCGAAGGTCGACCTCATCACCACGGACGGCTTCCTGCTGCCGACGGCGGAGATGCAGCGTCGAGGCATTCTGCATCGCAAGGGTTTTCCCGAGTCGTACGACCGCCGCGCCCTGCTCCGGTTCGTGACCGAGGTGAAATCCGGGGCGCGCGAGGTGGCCGCTCCGGTCTACTCCCACCTGGCCTACGACATCGTGCCGAACGTCTATCACTATGTGCGACAGCCCGACATCCTGATCCTGGAGGGACTCAACGTCCTGCAGACCGGCGAGACGCTGATGGTGTCGGATCTCTTCGACTTCTCCATCTACGTCGACGCCAAGGTGGAGGACATCGAGGAGTGGTACATCTCCCGATTCCTGCAGATGCGGACCACCTCGTTCGCCAACCCGGACTCCCACTTCCACGCGTACGCCTCGCTCACCGACGATCAGGCCACGGCCGCGGCGCGGGACCTGTGGACCTCGATCAACCGGCCGAACCTCATCGAGAACATCCTGCCCACGCGGCCGCGGGCGTCGCTGGTCCTCCGTAAGGACGTCGACCACTCGATCAACCGGGTGCGCCTGCGGAAGCTGTGA
- a CDS encoding TetR/AcrR family transcriptional regulator gives MVRGHERGGGHLSADDWIELGYAILAEDGFKQIKIDTVCTRMGVTKGSFYWHFKDIAAYRRALVARWGEWSDEEHQNFAALDDLPPRDRLMGLIAQLTSPRHWMIERAMREWARSDPDAEASIRASDRRAREAVRQCLVDHGLDPKTASVRAAWIFAMGIGALHLSYSEEDRAAAGRHSVELVDLMLTASAGAPG, from the coding sequence ATGGTCCGAGGGCACGAGCGCGGCGGCGGTCACCTATCCGCCGACGACTGGATCGAGCTCGGGTACGCCATCCTGGCCGAGGACGGGTTCAAGCAGATCAAGATCGACACCGTATGTACCCGCATGGGCGTCACCAAGGGCAGTTTCTACTGGCATTTCAAGGACATCGCGGCCTACCGGAGGGCGCTCGTAGCCCGGTGGGGTGAGTGGAGCGACGAGGAGCACCAGAACTTCGCTGCTCTGGACGACCTACCGCCGCGCGACCGCCTGATGGGGCTGATCGCCCAGCTCACGAGTCCGCGGCACTGGATGATCGAACGGGCGATGCGGGAATGGGCCCGTTCGGATCCGGATGCGGAGGCCAGTATCCGCGCATCCGATCGTCGGGCCCGAGAAGCGGTGCGGCAGTGCCTCGTCGACCACGGGCTGGACCCGAAGACCGCATCTGTCCGCGCCGCCTGGATCTTCGCGATGGGTATCGGTGCCCTGCACCTGTCCTACTCCGAAGAGGACCGGGCGGCCGCCGGCCGCCACAGCGTCGAACTGGTGGATCTGATGCTCACAGCTTCCGCAGGCGCACCCGGTTGA
- a CDS encoding acyl-CoA dehydrogenase family protein, which yields MDTPTSGTVRITDEFIAALAERAGRAEELRRLPAETIRDATDSGLLDLLIPRRFGGLEAPFPEILDHVRRLAHGCTSSAWTLGFYTLHGWITALFGEEAQQEAFADRPYLAPAPLAPTGTAEPRGDGYSVSGRWSWATGIMEANWVMVGAVVTGDRPDAILALLPVDDARVEDVWHTDGMRATGSNDVVIENAFVPAHRTVRVRDLYGGRTPGASLHDNHSYRWPMVPALALLAAMPALGTAERVADMYAARLSERVLAYQMVKQKDKPASRIRLGDARIRLQALRGLLAGTTTTIDAILAAGGTVDIRTRAQARLAAARIVNESRAVIGTLLEASGASVHFVDHPMQRARRDVDVLSGHVVFDYDEIREIAGSLEIGMEVSPFAMV from the coding sequence GTGGACACCCCGACATCCGGAACGGTGCGCATCACCGACGAATTCATCGCCGCCCTGGCCGAGCGCGCCGGCCGGGCGGAAGAACTGCGGAGGCTGCCGGCCGAGACCATCCGGGACGCGACCGACTCCGGCCTCCTGGATCTGTTGATCCCCAGGAGATTCGGCGGACTCGAAGCCCCCTTCCCCGAGATCCTCGACCACGTCCGACGCCTCGCCCACGGATGCACGTCGAGCGCCTGGACCCTGGGGTTCTACACGCTGCACGGCTGGATCACCGCCCTGTTCGGCGAGGAGGCGCAGCAGGAGGCGTTCGCCGACCGCCCGTACCTCGCACCGGCACCGTTGGCGCCGACCGGCACCGCGGAGCCCCGGGGTGACGGTTACTCGGTGTCCGGACGCTGGTCATGGGCCACCGGGATCATGGAGGCCAACTGGGTGATGGTGGGCGCCGTCGTCACCGGCGACCGGCCCGACGCGATCCTCGCATTGCTGCCGGTCGACGACGCGCGGGTGGAAGATGTCTGGCACACCGACGGCATGCGGGCGACCGGCTCCAACGACGTGGTGATCGAGAACGCCTTCGTACCCGCCCACCGCACCGTCCGGGTCCGAGATCTCTACGGAGGCAGGACACCCGGCGCATCACTGCACGACAACCACTCGTATCGGTGGCCGATGGTTCCCGCACTCGCCCTGCTGGCCGCGATGCCGGCCCTCGGCACGGCCGAGCGGGTCGCCGACATGTACGCGGCGCGGCTCTCCGAACGGGTCCTCGCCTATCAGATGGTCAAGCAGAAGGACAAGCCCGCATCGCGTATTCGGTTGGGCGACGCACGAATCCGGCTTCAGGCCCTGCGCGGTCTTCTCGCCGGGACCACCACTACCATCGACGCAATCCTCGCCGCCGGAGGGACGGTCGACATCCGCACGCGTGCGCAGGCACGCCTCGCCGCGGCCCGCATCGTGAACGAATCGCGAGCGGTGATCGGTACTCTGCTCGAGGCATCGGGTGCCAGTGTGCACTTCGTCGACCACCCCATGCAGCGTGCACGCCGAGACGTGGACGTCCTGTCCGGCCACGTCGTCTTCGACTACGACGAGATCCGGGAGATCGCCGGATCTCTCGAGATCGGCATGGAGGTCTCCCCGTTCGCGATGGTCTGA
- a CDS encoding SDR family oxidoreductase, which yields MKIVVVGASGELGNQVADILAERGHEVVRANRGTGVDAYTGDGLAQALSGADTVVDCLSLETLSAKKAVDFFRTTAHNIGRAATAAAVGQVVVVSIVNADDPSVNAKFGYYQGKAAQEAAYRDVVDPASLTILASVQWFELAEQMMGRMAFGPVAVVPKMWCRPAAAGDVAKVVADTATAAPVPANGGGVRKIEVAGPAEMSLVEVAKAVAGRRGSPRWVLRAPVGGPAIRGGGLVPANPDVVTPTTLEQWLARHVDASAGSAR from the coding sequence ATGAAGATCGTGGTGGTCGGAGCGAGCGGAGAACTGGGCAATCAAGTTGCGGACATCCTCGCCGAGCGCGGCCACGAGGTGGTGCGGGCGAACCGGGGGACCGGGGTCGATGCCTACACCGGTGATGGTCTGGCTCAGGCGCTGTCCGGGGCCGACACGGTGGTCGACTGCCTCAGCCTCGAGACGCTGAGTGCGAAGAAGGCCGTCGACTTCTTCCGGACGACGGCGCACAACATCGGCAGGGCCGCCACCGCAGCCGCGGTCGGGCAGGTCGTCGTCGTCTCCATCGTCAACGCCGACGATCCGTCGGTGAACGCGAAATTCGGTTACTACCAAGGCAAAGCGGCCCAGGAGGCCGCCTACCGCGATGTCGTCGACCCGGCGTCGCTGACCATCCTGGCCTCGGTGCAGTGGTTCGAACTCGCCGAACAGATGATGGGGAGAATGGCTTTCGGTCCCGTCGCGGTCGTACCGAAGATGTGGTGCCGTCCAGCGGCCGCGGGGGATGTGGCGAAGGTGGTCGCGGACACGGCAACCGCGGCGCCTGTCCCCGCGAACGGGGGCGGGGTCCGCAAGATCGAGGTCGCCGGGCCCGCCGAGATGAGTCTCGTCGAGGTGGCGAAAGCCGTTGCGGGAAGGCGGGGATCGCCACGCTGGGTTCTCAGGGCGCCCGTCGGTGGGCCGGCGATCCGCGGCGGGGGACTGGTGCCGGCGAACCCCGACGTGGTCACCCCGACCACACTCGAACAGTGGCTGGCCCGCCACGTCGACGCTTCCGCGGGCAGTGCGCGATGA